The Chloroflexota bacterium genomic sequence ATGATCTTGACCGAATCCCGTAGCCCGGCTTCCTGCAGTGCGTCAATGGTGGACTTCATGTTGACCATCGTCGTCGTCAGCAGGGCGCTCATGCCCACGATGCGCGGCTTGTGCTCCTGCACCGCCTGCACGAAGGCCTCGGGCGCCACGTCCGTGCCCAGGTCCACCGTCTCAAACCCGGCGCCTTCCAGCATCATCTTGACCAGGTTCTTGCCGATGTCGTGCAGGTCGCCCTTCACCGTGCCGATGACGTACTTGCCCACCGTGGGCGAGTCGCTGGCCGACAGCAGCGGGCGCAGCACGTTCATCCCCGCGTGCATGGCGCGCGCCGCGATGAGCACTTCGGGCACGAACAGGTCGCCCGCCTTGAAATCCTTGCCCACCTGGTCCATGCCGGCGATGAGGCCGTCCTGGAGAATCTCCTTCGGCGTCAGGCCCGAGTCCAAAGCCTGCTGCACCAGTTCGGCCACTTCCTCGTCTTCGCCCTCGTACAACTTGGTTGCGATCTTCTGCAGAATGTCTGCCATTGGAATACCCTCCTCCGATTGTTTTGAAGTTCTGTATTGTCTTACACTCACCGCGCGGGGCTGGGACGCCCGGCAGCGGTGAAGGTAAGTTCCGTGCACAGATACACCTCGTGCCCCCATCCGGCCTGCGCCATCGCGACGCGGTCCTCCCGCGCGATGTGCACATCCACGTCGGCAGCGCCTGCCCGCCGCACCGCAGCGGCCAGTTCCGCAGGAACCGTCCGCTCAGCGTAGGCGACGCCATCCTCCACGGTCGGGAAGTCGCGCACTTCGCCAGGTAGGTGCACGCGGAACGCCTCGCCTCCGGGGAGTGGCTGCACCATGACCCGCCACGTCTGAACGACTCCGCCCGCTACGGCTCCGACCGCGTTGGCCACATCGGCGTGGTCTGGGATAATCAAATCCGTGTGCAGCATCTCGGCCACCGCCGGCATGTACGCAGCGGCCGGCGCGCCGATAGCCACGATCGGCTCCCGCAGGCCCAGCCGACAGGCCAGGCTGGAACCGTTGCCGTTGTCGACAGAGCGCGCAAACAGCGCTTCCAGCGCGGGCATCGTCCAATCGGCAGCCACACCCTCGTCGGCGAGGACTTTGGTAACCAGTTCCCGCGCGACCTTCTCGGAGACCGCGGCCACCACCCGTTCGCAGAACGCCTCGGCCGTGCAGCCCAGCCTTGCCGCAAGCAACCCCGCGCCCACGACCGACGCGCGGGCGTCCCACCGGCGGAAGCGCCCCAGCACATGCAGGGCGTCGGTGGGGGTGAAGCCAGCCCGGGCTACCAGGCCCAGCGCCTCCAGGCGCTCCAGCCGCCTGAGCGCCACCAGCGGATACCCGCCCTCGCGCAACAGCGCCGTTACAGGGCGCGGCCCATCGGCCAGGCTCCGCAGGAGCGACCGCTCCTCATCGGCCAGGGCGTTGGCGGGCCGGCGCTGCAGAAGCGCGAACTGCCCGTCCCACGGCTCGTCCGCGCCCTGTGTCGCTTGGCGCTCCAACTCGGCCACGATGTCGGGATAGTCCGAGGCCAACAGGCACAGCGGAGCCACGCGCCCCGGCCCGATGTGCAGCCGGCGCTCCCCGTCCAGGCGCACCAGGCTGTCGCCGCCCAGGCCGGTGGTTCGGACGTCCACGGCCTCCACCATCGTCTGCCACTGGCCGACGCGCGCGCCCTCGGGGTTGAGGCGCGGGTGCCCGCCGCGCAGCGCCGCGATGTCCGTC encodes the following:
- a CDS encoding corrinoid protein, producing the protein MADILQKIATKLYEGEDEEVAELVQQALDSGLTPKEILQDGLIAGMDQVGKDFKAGDLFVPEVLIAARAMHAGMNVLRPLLSASDSPTVGKYVIGTVKGDLHDIGKNLVKMMLEGAGFETVDLGTDVAPEAFVQAVQEHKPRIVGMSALLTTTMVNMKSTIDALQEAGLRDSVKIMVGGAPVTAAFAQQIGADAYAPDAATAVDVARKLA
- a CDS encoding hydantoinase/oxoprolinase family protein, which encodes MTIALGIDTGGTYTDAVLVDEGTGQVLHSAKALTTRWDLSVGIGKAIAAVLSQGAVAASRVSLVALSTTLATNAIVEGQGSPVCLLLIGYDRDLMREFGFEGALVTPDVVYVRGGHDAIGDEVEPLDEQAVREAVASRIGRVAAFAVSGYFAARNPAHELRARAIIEEMTALHSDDGRPLPITCGHELSVRLNAVRRATTAALNARLIPLLQDLISTVQRTLAEQGISAPLMVVKGDGSLVRADWAMLRPVETILSGPAASAVGAWHLAGRRDVWVVDVGGTTTDIAALRGGHPRLNPEGARVGQWQTMVEAVDVRTTGLGGDSLVRLDGERRLHIGPGRVAPLCLLASDYPDIVAELERQATQGADEPWDGQFALLQRRPANALADEERSLLRSLADGPRPVTALLREGGYPLVALRRLERLEALGLVARAGFTPTDALHVLGRFRRWDARASVVGAGLLAARLGCTAEAFCERVVAAVSEKVARELVTKVLADEGVAADWTMPALEALFARSVDNGNGSSLACRLGLREPIVAIGAPAAAYMPAVAEMLHTDLIIPDHADVANAVGAVAGGVVQTWRVMVQPLPGGEAFRVHLPGEVRDFPTVEDGVAYAERTVPAELAAAVRRAGAADVDVHIAREDRVAMAQAGWGHEVYLCTELTFTAAGRPSPAR